A stretch of DNA from Betaproteobacteria bacterium:
ATCGAGCACCCATTCCATCATCGGCCCCGCCATCTCGGGAAACCCCGGCAGGAAATGGTGCTCGCCGACGCTGAAGCCGGGCACCCGGTTGAACGGGTTAGGAATGAGCTCACAGCCCGCCGGGATGTCCGCCATCAGGTAACGCGGGTGGTCAGGCGGCATGACGCCGAATTGCGCTTCCATCTCGGCCACCGCCCCCGGGTGTCGCGCGAGGGGCACGCCGGCCGCCGCGGCAGCGCACTGGCGCGTGTGGTCGTCCGGTGTCGCGCCGATTCCGCCGAAGCAGAAGACGGCGGTATCACCGTAGCCGTAGGTCCGGCGCAGGGTGTGGGTGATGCGCTGGGGCACATCGCCGATGTACTCGCAAAAGGCGAGTTCGAGTCCGCGCACGGCGAGCAGACCGATCAGCCGTGACATGTGACGGTCCTCCCGCTTGCCGGTAAGGATCTCGTCGCCAATGATGATCGCCCCGAACTCCATCACGCCCTCCCGCCATCGGTGTCGCGAGGCCTTGATACCACATTCGATTGCTGCATTGCGAGCGGCGGGTACATCCTGAAAATGCGCGGCCCCGCGCGAGGCGGGGCCGCTGGGAGCCGGGCTTGCGAATTTCCCGAAGGACGCTACTGGGTGATGTACGTTTCCAGCTGCTGGATCAGGAACTCCTGCTCGGAGATGATCTCCTTCACCAGATCGCCTATGGACACGACGCCGATCACCCGGCCGTGCTCAACGACCGGAAGATGGCGGCAGCGCACTTCCGTCATCATCGCCATCGCCTCTTCCACTGTCTGGCTCGGCTGCACACAGACGATGCGGTCGGTCATCACCTCGCGCACCGGCGTCTCCCGCGAGCTCTTGCCCTGCAGAACGACGCGCCGCGCGTAATCGCGCTCGGAGAAAATGCCGGCCATGCGCTCGCCGTCCATGACGAGGACGGCGCCCACGTCGGCCTCGGCAAGCAACCTGAGCGCGTCCAGCACGCTGGTGTGCGGCGCGACCGAGTAGATCTTGTGGGACGCCTTACTGTCGAGTAGCTGCTTGATTGGTCTCATGTCCTTCCCCGGGTGAGTCGATTGCACCACCTTTGAACGCTGAAGCCAACTGGCGGACGCTTAGTTTAGTCAAAGTTCCCCCGACCGTCCAAGCGAAATACCGGGCTCCGCGCAAATCGGTCCGGCGCACTCGACGCTCCAGATCGCCTTGACCCGTTCGTGGAGAGTCATCGGATCGAAAGGTTTCGTGAGCACATCGTGGGCACCAAGCGCGCGCAAGCGCTGCACTTCACCCGGTGCAGCCTTCGCGGTCAGGAAGACGACCGGCAACTCGGCGG
This window harbors:
- a CDS encoding competence/damage-inducible protein A encodes the protein MMEFGAIIIGDEILTGKREDRHMSRLIGLLAVRGLELAFCEYIGDVPQRITHTLRRTYGYGDTAVFCFGGIGATPDDHTRQCAAAAAGVPLARHPGAVAEMEAQFGVMPPDHPRYLMADIPAGCELIPNPFNRVPGFSVGEHHFLPGFPEMAGPMMEWVLDHRYADLHHARPRVDEAIVVHEAAESALLPLMQACVEKYPELKLFSLPRFTPDGRRLELGVRGDPSRVAGAMADLRAGVRALGFVWDERAPIR
- a CDS encoding CBS domain-containing protein, which translates into the protein MRPIKQLLDSKASHKIYSVAPHTSVLDALRLLAEADVGAVLVMDGERMAGIFSERDYARRVVLQGKSSRETPVREVMTDRIVCVQPSQTVEEAMAMMTEVRCRHLPVVEHGRVIGVVSIGDLVKEIISEQEFLIQQLETYITQ
- a CDS encoding response regulator; translated protein: MIVEDNADIRTIVKAALEMIGGLEVRACESGREALDVVAGFAPQLLLLDVMMPDMDGPGLLARLRERTDTAELPVVFLTAKAAPGEVQRLRALGAHDVLTKPFDPMTLHERVKAIWSVECAGPICAEPGISLGRSGEL